The Candidatus Mycolicibacterium alkanivorans genome contains a region encoding:
- a CDS encoding aminodeoxychorismate synthase component I, whose amino-acid sequence MRIERLGDGGTAADVLRSLAGATGRLGLPPPAAFVGDWFGSAAVVAPSVAVLPTDPADAFAVAPGARSDAVGGGWIGYLSYPDAAADGGGPRILEAAGGWTDCALRLDADGCWWYESVSGATMQPWVSAALAAPPPRGVCDIDWNEPDFAAHQAGVLDCLAAIGAGECYQACVCTQFTGAVTGSPVNFFADAVARTAPARAAYLAGDWGAVASLSPELFLRRNGTQVTSSPIKGTLPLHATPAQLRASVKDVAENIMIVDLVRNDLGRVANTGTVTVPELLAVHAAPGVWHLVSTVCATVPADLPTAALLSAAFPPASVTGTPKTHARKLLSQWEPHRRGVYCGSVGMASPIAGTELNVAIRTVEFDTDGGAVLGVGGGITADSDPLAEWQECLHKAATIVGHESRARSTAS is encoded by the coding sequence ATGCGCATCGAGCGGCTCGGCGACGGCGGCACCGCCGCCGACGTTCTGCGCTCGCTCGCCGGCGCCACCGGCCGCTTGGGTCTGCCGCCGCCGGCCGCGTTCGTCGGCGACTGGTTCGGCTCGGCCGCGGTGGTGGCACCCAGCGTCGCCGTCCTGCCCACCGACCCCGCCGACGCGTTCGCCGTCGCACCGGGCGCACGCAGCGACGCGGTCGGCGGTGGGTGGATCGGGTACCTGTCCTACCCCGACGCCGCCGCCGACGGCGGCGGGCCGCGGATCCTGGAGGCGGCCGGCGGGTGGACCGACTGCGCGTTACGCCTGGATGCGGACGGGTGCTGGTGGTACGAAAGCGTCTCCGGCGCAACCATGCAGCCCTGGGTGAGCGCCGCCCTGGCCGCTCCGCCGCCGCGTGGTGTGTGCGACATCGACTGGAACGAACCGGATTTCGCAGCACATCAGGCCGGGGTGCTGGACTGCCTGGCCGCGATCGGTGCGGGCGAGTGCTACCAGGCCTGCGTGTGCACCCAGTTCACCGGCGCGGTCACCGGGTCACCGGTGAATTTCTTCGCCGACGCGGTGGCCCGAACCGCCCCCGCCCGGGCGGCCTACCTCGCCGGCGACTGGGGTGCGGTCGCATCGCTGTCACCGGAATTGTTCTTGCGACGCAATGGAACTCAGGTGACATCCAGTCCGATCAAGGGCACGTTGCCATTGCACGCCACACCCGCGCAACTGCGGGCGTCGGTCAAGGACGTCGCCGAGAACATCATGATCGTCGACCTGGTGCGCAACGACCTGGGGCGGGTGGCCAACACCGGAACCGTGACCGTTCCCGAACTGCTGGCGGTGCACGCCGCGCCCGGGGTGTGGCACCTGGTGTCGACCGTGTGCGCGACAGTGCCGGCCGATCTGCCCACCGCGGCGCTGCTGTCTGCGGCGTTTCCGCCCGCATCCGTCACCGGAACGCCGAAAACCCATGCCCGCAAGCTTCTCTCGCAGTGGGAGCCGCACCGGCGCGGGGTGTACTGCGGCAGTGTCGGCATGGCCTCGCCGATTGCGGGCACAGAACTCAACGTGGCTATCCGCACCGTCGAGTTCGACACCGACGGCGGCGCGGTGCTCGGCGTGGGCGGCGGCATCACCGCCGACTCTGACCCGCTGGCCGAATGGCAGGAGTGCCTGCACAAGGCCGCCACGATCGTGGGTCACGAGTCCCGGGCACGCAGCACGGCATCGTAG
- a CDS encoding RNA polymerase sigma-70 factor gives MTASDEHAERFTLLRPLLFTIAYEILGSATEADDVLQDSYLRWAGVDLAEVRDTKAYLAQLVTRQALNTLRAQARRREDYVGPWLPEPLLLDEHDGAADVVLAESVSMAMLVVLETLTPDERAVFVLREVFGFSHDEIASAIGKSTTAVRQMAHRAREHVHARRRRFEPVDAQQSEQITTQFLMAAATGDLEGLMAMLAPDVVFTSDSDGKVSAARRPVLGPEKVARLLIGLLSRAGSEYRIEPATYNSTPAMIVYRDEKPDSVFLIEMSDGKITNFYAMRNPEKLASVTVRREISR, from the coding sequence ATGACCGCCAGCGACGAGCACGCCGAGCGATTCACCCTGCTGCGCCCACTGCTGTTCACGATCGCCTACGAGATCCTGGGCTCGGCCACGGAGGCCGACGACGTGCTGCAGGACAGCTACCTGCGGTGGGCCGGGGTCGACCTGGCCGAGGTGCGCGACACCAAGGCCTACCTGGCCCAACTGGTCACCCGGCAGGCGCTGAACACGCTGCGGGCCCAGGCTCGGCGCCGGGAGGACTACGTCGGCCCGTGGCTGCCCGAGCCGCTGCTGCTCGACGAGCACGACGGCGCCGCGGACGTGGTGCTGGCCGAGTCGGTGTCGATGGCGATGCTCGTGGTGCTCGAGACGCTGACCCCGGACGAACGCGCGGTGTTCGTCCTGCGCGAGGTGTTCGGCTTCAGCCATGACGAAATCGCCTCAGCCATAGGCAAATCCACGACCGCAGTGCGTCAGATGGCACACCGCGCCCGCGAGCATGTGCACGCACGGCGCAGGCGCTTCGAACCCGTCGACGCCCAGCAGTCCGAGCAGATCACCACCCAGTTCCTGATGGCGGCGGCCACCGGCGATCTGGAGGGGCTGATGGCGATGCTGGCGCCCGACGTGGTGTTCACCTCCGACAGCGACGGCAAGGTCAGCGCGGCCCGGCGCCCGGTGCTCGGGCCGGAGAAGGTGGCCAGGCTGCTGATCGGCCTGCTGAGCCGGGCCGGCTCCGAGTACCGCATCGAGCCCGCGACCTACAACAGCACACCGGCGATGATCGTCTACCGCGACGAGAAGCCGGACAGCGTGTTCCTGATCGAGATGAGCGACGGCAAGATCACCAACTTCTACGCGATGCGCAATCCGGAGAAGCTGGCGTCGGTCACCGTCCGCCGGGAGATCAGCCGCTAA
- a CDS encoding NAD(P)/FAD-dependent oxidoreductase: MTEHTTRVVVIGGGYAGVIAANHLRLRPDVHITLVNPRPQFVERIRLHQLVAGSDDAVVDYAEILGPGIELVVDAATGIDTGAREVALFNGAPLSYDYLIYAVGSGSGGPTAPGVDEFAYPIADLEEAKRLNAALDEQHYAAPVCVVGAGPTGIETAAELAEQGRRVTLVCGPVLGPYLSTPGRRSVAKRLGRLGVEMLDGPGSIVTAVAADAITLDDGRRLPSLVTIWTAGFGVPDLASRSGLRTDAIGRLLTDETLTSIDDGRVVAAGDAAAPSGEPLRMSCQAAIPLGAQAANTVLSRIAGEQPAVLDQAFNGQCVSLGRGAGIIQFAHKDDTAMPLYIAGWTAAKLKEAVCKGTIAGLRREARKPGSVFWFKGGRHVVGAAVSTP, translated from the coding sequence ATGACTGAGCACACGACCCGAGTCGTCGTCATCGGCGGCGGCTACGCCGGGGTGATCGCGGCCAACCATCTGCGACTGCGGCCCGACGTCCACATCACCCTGGTGAACCCGCGCCCGCAGTTCGTCGAGCGGATCCGTCTGCACCAACTGGTCGCCGGATCCGACGACGCCGTCGTGGACTACGCCGAGATCCTCGGCCCGGGCATCGAGTTAGTGGTCGACGCGGCCACCGGCATCGACACCGGCGCGCGAGAGGTGGCGCTGTTCAACGGGGCGCCGCTGTCCTACGACTACCTGATCTACGCGGTGGGCAGCGGCTCGGGCGGCCCCACAGCGCCCGGCGTCGACGAATTCGCTTATCCCATCGCCGATCTCGAGGAAGCCAAGCGCCTCAACGCCGCCCTCGACGAGCAGCACTACGCCGCGCCGGTGTGCGTGGTCGGTGCGGGCCCGACGGGCATCGAGACCGCTGCCGAACTCGCCGAGCAAGGTAGAAGGGTCACCCTGGTATGCGGACCCGTCTTGGGGCCGTACCTGAGCACCCCGGGGCGCCGGTCGGTGGCCAAGCGGCTGGGCCGCCTCGGTGTCGAGATGCTCGACGGTCCCGGCTCGATCGTCACCGCGGTCGCCGCCGACGCGATCACGCTTGACGACGGCCGACGGCTGCCGAGCTTGGTGACGATCTGGACCGCCGGGTTCGGCGTGCCGGATCTGGCGTCGAGGTCCGGGCTGCGCACCGACGCGATCGGCCGGCTGCTCACCGACGAAACCCTGACGAGCATCGACGACGGACGCGTCGTGGCCGCCGGGGACGCCGCCGCACCGTCGGGCGAGCCGTTGCGGATGAGCTGCCAGGCTGCGATCCCGCTGGGCGCCCAGGCAGCTAACACCGTGCTGTCCCGCATCGCCGGCGAGCAGCCCGCCGTCCTCGACCAGGCCTTCAACGGCCAGTGCGTCAGCCTGGGCCGCGGCGCGGGCATCATCCAGTTCGCCCACAAGGACGACACGGCGATGCCGCTGTACATCGCGGGCTGGACCGCCGCGAAGCTCAAGGAGGCGGTGTGCAAGGGCACGATCGCCGGCCTGCGCCGTGAGGCGCGCAAGCCCGGTTCGGTGTTCTGGTTCAAGGGTGGCCGCCACGTCGTCGGTGCGGCGGTGTCGACACCATGA